The Aeromicrobium sp. Leaf245 genome includes a region encoding these proteins:
- a CDS encoding ankyrin repeat domain-containing protein: MTSLGPSPVLALALTTVLVLAACTAGDAREPGRTTAADTPGPSATSTPTTPPTRAEQERLDERLLDAAARGDARETATALARGARIEARDGRDRTPLLLAAAADHLDVARLLVRLGADPNAVDDRSDTPWLVTGVTGSVPMGRLLLAAGADLTLRNRFGGLSPIPASERGHLEYVRWVVATDVDLDHVNDLGWTALLEAVVLGDGGRRHRDLVQALLDAGADPTITDQQGRTALQLARQRGHAAMAAVLEGADR; encoded by the coding sequence ATGACCTCGCTCGGACCTTCCCCGGTGCTCGCTCTCGCCCTCACGACCGTGCTCGTGCTGGCGGCCTGCACCGCCGGCGACGCTCGCGAGCCCGGGCGGACGACGGCTGCCGACACCCCCGGCCCGAGCGCGACCTCGACGCCTACGACGCCGCCCACCCGGGCCGAGCAGGAGCGCCTCGACGAGCGGCTCCTCGATGCCGCTGCACGTGGTGACGCCCGCGAGACCGCGACGGCCCTGGCGCGCGGAGCACGGATCGAGGCCCGTGACGGGCGCGACCGCACGCCGCTGCTGCTCGCCGCCGCGGCGGACCACCTGGACGTCGCGCGCCTGCTCGTGCGCCTCGGCGCCGACCCGAACGCCGTGGACGACCGGTCCGACACGCCCTGGCTCGTCACCGGCGTCACCGGGAGCGTCCCGATGGGCCGCCTCCTGCTCGCCGCCGGTGCCGACCTGACGCTGCGCAACCGGTTCGGTGGCCTCTCGCCCATCCCCGCGAGCGAGCGCGGCCACCTGGAGTACGTGCGCTGGGTCGTGGCGACCGACGTCGACCTCGACCACGTCAACGACCTGGGGTGGACGGCACTGCTGGAGGCCGTGGTGCTCGGCGACGGCGGCCGACGGCACCGCGACCTGGTGCAGGCGCTGCTCGACGCCGGGGCGGACCCGACGATCACCGACCAGCAGGGACGGACGGCGCTGCAGCTGGCCCGTCAGCGCGGGCACGCGGCGATGGCCGCGGTGCTCGAGGGCGCCGACCGCTGA
- a CDS encoding LLM class flavin-dependent oxidoreductase yields the protein MRLSVLDLVPVRTDQTTSDAVAASVQLAQTADRLGFERYWVAEHHNMAAVAATSPPVLIGILASATDRIRVGSGGVMLPNHAPLAVAEQFALLEAAYPGRIDLGIGRAPGSDPVTSWALRGAAGRDDTDVENFPQYLDDVTALMDGRGVRVPIPQREYILKATPVAASTARLWLLGSSMYSAQLAAAKGLPYVFAHHFSGHGTEEALAHYRANFRPSDLADRPTTFLTVNASVAATEAEAHAQALPNLQNMARLRTGQPLTALDLVETALATDLPPQQQAMVDAGSARSVVGDPAGAAAQVRELAERFDVDEVMLHPVGSARLGTDPRTSPARDETLELLAKELL from the coding sequence ATGCGCTTGTCCGTCCTCGACCTCGTCCCCGTCCGCACCGACCAGACGACGTCCGACGCCGTCGCGGCCTCCGTGCAGCTCGCCCAGACCGCCGACCGGCTCGGGTTCGAGCGCTACTGGGTGGCCGAGCACCACAACATGGCCGCGGTCGCCGCCACCAGTCCTCCGGTGCTGATCGGCATCCTCGCGTCGGCCACCGACCGGATCCGGGTCGGATCCGGCGGGGTGATGCTGCCGAACCACGCGCCGCTCGCCGTGGCCGAGCAGTTCGCGCTGCTCGAGGCCGCCTACCCGGGCCGCATCGACCTGGGGATCGGTCGCGCCCCGGGGTCCGACCCCGTCACGTCGTGGGCCCTGCGGGGTGCCGCCGGGCGCGACGACACCGACGTCGAGAACTTCCCGCAGTACCTCGACGACGTCACCGCGCTGATGGACGGTCGCGGTGTCCGCGTGCCGATCCCGCAGCGCGAGTACATCCTCAAGGCCACGCCCGTCGCCGCCTCCACGGCGCGCCTGTGGCTGCTGGGCTCGTCCATGTACTCGGCGCAGCTCGCGGCTGCCAAGGGTCTGCCCTACGTGTTCGCCCACCACTTCTCCGGTCACGGCACGGAGGAGGCGCTCGCCCACTACCGCGCGAACTTCCGTCCCTCGGACCTGGCGGACCGGCCCACCACCTTCCTCACGGTCAACGCCTCGGTCGCCGCCACCGAGGCCGAGGCCCACGCCCAGGCCCTGCCGAACCTGCAGAACATGGCACGGCTGCGCACCGGCCAGCCCCTGACGGCACTCGACCTCGTCGAGACCGCGCTGGCGACCGACCTGCCGCCGCAGCAGCAGGCCATGGTCGACGCGGGGTCCGCCCGCTCGGTCGTCGGCGACCCGGCCGGTGCCGCCGCGCAGGTGCGCGAGCTGGCCGAGCGGTTCGACGTCGACGAGGTCATGCTGCACCCGGTCGGGTCGGCCCGCCTGGGCACCGACCCGCGCACCTCGCCGGCGCGTGACGAGACCCTCGAGCTGCTCGCCAAGGAGCTGCTCTGA
- a CDS encoding alpha/beta hydrolase yields the protein MTLPLVTRVFGVLERLSSTPIEEVDDFAQRRAQRLRLQRSPVGRWLFGTADPAVRTTEHLVDVDGRPRRFLQHRLVGGPAATTAPPVVLNLHGGGWVQGNPEQSAWFASRVAARTGAVVLSFDYRLAPEHPFPAGVDDAWAALQWVVEHAEELDVDPERVAVMGDSAGGGLAATVALMARDAGAPRLRAEVLVYPGVEAYDRWPSEDEFADAPVLTSSNMRGFVRRYLGDQYGTLDWRASPIRAASHAGLPSTLVLVAGHDPLADNGRRYAAQLGEQGVHVVLQEFPEALHGFISLPGVSPSAADAVQATSAFLRDVL from the coding sequence ATGACCCTGCCTCTGGTGACCCGCGTGTTCGGCGTCCTCGAACGTCTGTCGTCGACCCCGATCGAGGAGGTCGACGACTTCGCGCAGCGGCGTGCGCAGCGGCTGAGGCTCCAGCGCTCGCCCGTCGGGCGCTGGCTCTTCGGCACCGCCGACCCCGCGGTGCGCACGACCGAGCACCTGGTCGACGTCGACGGCCGTCCGCGCCGGTTCCTGCAGCACCGGCTCGTCGGGGGTCCGGCCGCCACGACCGCGCCGCCGGTGGTGCTCAACCTCCACGGCGGCGGCTGGGTGCAGGGCAACCCCGAGCAGTCGGCGTGGTTCGCGAGCCGCGTGGCGGCACGGACGGGCGCCGTGGTGCTGTCGTTCGACTACCGGCTGGCGCCGGAGCACCCGTTCCCCGCCGGCGTCGACGACGCGTGGGCGGCGCTGCAGTGGGTCGTCGAGCACGCCGAGGAGCTCGACGTCGATCCCGAGCGGGTGGCCGTGATGGGCGACAGCGCCGGTGGTGGCCTCGCGGCGACGGTCGCGCTGATGGCCCGGGACGCCGGCGCGCCGCGTCTGCGCGCCGAGGTGCTGGTCTACCCCGGGGTGGAGGCGTACGACCGGTGGCCGAGCGAGGACGAGTTCGCCGACGCGCCCGTCCTCACCTCGTCGAACATGCGTGGCTTCGTGCGGCGCTACCTCGGCGACCAGTACGGCACGCTGGACTGGCGCGCGTCACCCATCCGCGCCGCGTCGCACGCAGGGCTGCCGTCGACGCTGGTGCTGGTGGCCGGGCACGACCCGCTGGCCGACAACGGTCGCCGCTACGCGGCCCAGCTGGGGGAGCAGGGCGTGCACGTGGTGCTCCAGGAGTTCCCCGAGGCGCTGCACGGCTTCATCAGCCTGCCGGGCGTGAGTCCGTCGGCCGCCGACGCGGTGCAGGCTACGTCGGCGTTCCTGCGCGACGTGCTCTGA
- a CDS encoding nicotinate phosphoribosyltransferase yields the protein MTTALLTDHYELTMLQAALADGTAHRRSVFELFARRLPTGRRYGVVAGTGRLLDALESFRFDADAVAWLRERRVVDEATCDWLADYRFTGDVWGYAEGDLYFPASPVLVVEGTFAEAVVLETLFLSILNHDSAIASAAARMVGAAGGRPCIEMGSRRTHEWSAVAAARAAYVAGFATTSNLEAGRTHGIPTAGTSAHSFTLLHDSERDAFTAQVESLGSTTTLLVDTYDIAEAVRTGVEVAGPSLGAVRIDSGDLPSLAHQVREQLDSLGATETRIVVTSDLDEHAIATLAAAPVDGYGVGTSLVTGSGAPTSGFVYKLVAREDDAGTMQPVAKKSVDKASVGGRKWALRRLSSSGTAQAEVVGIGTPPVDDGDDRALLVPFVEGGLRVHHDTLDDARARHASAIAELPAAARKLSRGEPVIETVLEH from the coding sequence GTGACGACGGCACTGCTGACCGACCACTACGAGCTGACGATGCTGCAGGCGGCCCTCGCCGACGGGACCGCGCACCGCAGGTCCGTCTTCGAGCTCTTCGCCCGGCGACTCCCCACCGGACGCCGCTACGGCGTGGTCGCCGGCACGGGTCGCCTGCTCGACGCCCTCGAGTCGTTCCGCTTCGACGCCGACGCGGTCGCCTGGCTGCGGGAGCGTCGGGTCGTCGACGAGGCGACGTGCGACTGGCTGGCCGACTACCGCTTCACCGGTGACGTCTGGGGCTACGCCGAGGGCGACCTGTACTTCCCCGCCTCGCCCGTCCTCGTCGTGGAGGGCACCTTCGCCGAGGCCGTGGTCCTGGAGACGCTGTTCCTGTCGATCCTCAACCACGACTCGGCGATCGCGTCGGCCGCGGCACGCATGGTCGGCGCCGCGGGCGGTCGCCCGTGCATCGAGATGGGCTCGCGCCGGACCCACGAGTGGTCGGCGGTCGCGGCGGCGCGTGCCGCCTACGTGGCGGGATTCGCCACCACCTCGAACCTGGAGGCGGGCCGGACGCACGGCATCCCCACGGCCGGCACGAGTGCGCACTCGTTCACCCTGCTCCACGACAGCGAGCGCGACGCGTTCACCGCGCAGGTGGAGTCGCTCGGCTCCACGACCACCCTGCTGGTCGACACCTACGACATCGCCGAGGCGGTCCGCACCGGCGTCGAGGTGGCGGGACCGTCGCTCGGTGCCGTCCGGATCGACTCCGGCGACCTGCCCTCGCTCGCCCACCAGGTCCGCGAGCAGCTCGACTCGCTCGGGGCCACCGAGACGCGGATCGTGGTCACGAGCGACCTCGACGAGCACGCGATCGCCACCCTGGCGGCCGCCCCCGTCGACGGCTACGGCGTCGGCACGTCGCTGGTCACGGGGTCCGGCGCGCCCACGTCGGGGTTCGTCTACAAGCTCGTCGCGCGCGAGGACGACGCCGGGACGATGCAGCCGGTGGCCAAGAAGAGCGTCGACAAGGCCAGCGTCGGCGGACGCAAGTGGGCGCTGCGCAGGCTCTCGTCCTCCGGGACCGCCCAGGCCGAGGTCGTGGGCATCGGCACTCCCCCGGTCGACGACGGCGACGACCGCGCGCTCCTCGTGCCGTTCGTCGAAGGGGGTCTGCGCGTGCACCACGACACCTTGGACGACGCCCGCGCACGTCACGCGTCGGCGATCGCCGAGCTGCCCGCCGCGGCGCGCAAGCTCTCGCGGGGTGAGCCCGTGATCGAGACCGTCCTCGAGCACTGA
- a CDS encoding GntR family transcriptional regulator, whose translation MPKSRAQGALAVDDATDRLRALVVSGEIAPGERLVERHLAERLGLSRIPVREALQTLVAEGFAVERRTGGVAVREHRADDVAELLEIAHALDAVACRRMLVARTDVTELREVLHRGARALAEDRHDDAVELNARFHAVLTDLAPAPMVRETTRPLRQVLGWLLRRHADPGLIHAQHVSLVDALESGDGARLEQVLGAHARTSLEALERTR comes from the coding sequence ATGCCAAAGTCTCGCGCCCAGGGGGCTCTCGCCGTCGACGACGCCACCGACCGGCTGCGCGCCCTGGTCGTCTCCGGCGAGATCGCTCCGGGCGAGCGTCTCGTGGAGCGTCACCTCGCCGAGCGTCTCGGGCTGTCGCGCATCCCGGTGCGCGAGGCGTTGCAGACCCTGGTCGCCGAGGGCTTCGCCGTCGAGCGGCGCACCGGCGGAGTGGCCGTGCGCGAGCACCGGGCCGACGACGTCGCCGAGCTGCTCGAGATCGCGCACGCGCTCGACGCCGTGGCCTGCCGACGGATGCTGGTCGCGCGCACGGACGTCACGGAGCTGCGCGAGGTGCTGCACCGCGGGGCACGGGCCCTGGCCGAGGACCGGCACGACGACGCCGTCGAGCTCAACGCCCGGTTCCACGCCGTGCTGACGGACCTGGCACCGGCGCCGATGGTGCGCGAGACGACGCGTCCCCTCCGCCAGGTGCTGGGGTGGCTCCTGCGCAGGCACGCCGACCCCGGGCTCATCCACGCCCAGCACGTCTCGCTCGTCGACGCCCTCGAGTCCGGTGACGGCGCACGGCTGGAGCAGGTGCTCGGCGCCCATGCCCGCACGAGCCTCGAGGCCCTGGAGCGGACCCGATGA
- a CDS encoding oxygenase MpaB family protein — MRIPGLLPRDHWVERIESLDPTTDYEDISRITGHHEFPWDIQQALSFALFRTYAVPSIGRLLGATEEFTERTQKRHDDTVIVLETVLEDGLENPQGRAAIRRMNQMHGSYDIANDDMLYVLCTFVVAPVRWIEEFGWRPLTETEKVAAVQYYRRLGRLMGITGMPEDLAGFERHMDEYESRHFAFDPGGRAVADSTLALFADFYPRPLRRVMRVFAVALLDAPLRRAFGYPDPPRWVQGLARRSLRLRGRVVRLLPPRRRPYDPRRSHRIRSYPGGFMVERLGTFPSSMPADVA, encoded by the coding sequence ATGCGGATCCCAGGCCTGCTGCCCCGCGACCACTGGGTCGAGCGCATCGAGTCGCTCGACCCGACGACCGACTACGAGGACATCTCGCGCATCACGGGACACCACGAGTTCCCGTGGGACATCCAGCAGGCGCTCAGCTTCGCGCTGTTCCGCACGTACGCCGTCCCCAGCATCGGCCGACTCCTCGGCGCCACGGAGGAGTTCACCGAGCGCACCCAGAAGCGCCACGACGACACGGTGATCGTGCTCGAGACCGTGCTCGAGGACGGTCTGGAGAATCCGCAGGGGCGTGCGGCGATCCGTCGGATGAACCAGATGCATGGCAGCTACGACATCGCCAACGACGACATGCTGTACGTGCTCTGCACCTTCGTCGTCGCTCCCGTGCGCTGGATCGAGGAGTTCGGCTGGCGTCCCCTGACCGAGACCGAGAAGGTCGCGGCCGTGCAGTACTACCGCCGGCTGGGACGCCTCATGGGGATCACCGGGATGCCCGAGGACCTCGCCGGCTTCGAGCGGCACATGGACGAGTACGAGTCCAGGCACTTCGCCTTCGACCCGGGGGGCCGGGCCGTCGCCGACTCGACGTTGGCGCTCTTCGCCGACTTCTACCCCCGGCCGCTGAGGCGCGTCATGCGGGTCTTCGCCGTGGCGCTCCTCGACGCGCCGCTGAGGCGCGCGTTCGGCTACCCCGACCCCCCGCGCTGGGTGCAAGGTCTCGCTCGGCGGTCCCTGCGTCTGCGGGGGAGGGTCGTGCGCCTGCTGCCACCGCGTCGCCGGCCCTACGACCCGCGCCGGTCGCACCGCATCCGCAGCTATCCCGGCGGGTTCATGGTCGAGCGGCTCGGCACGTTCCCGTCGTCGATGCCGGCCGACGTGGCCTGA
- a CDS encoding DUF2017 domain-containing protein: MRPFKRRRRGGVVATFEPEEAHVLANLAGQVVELLRDRNGTPESDPDPLAAQLGMGGPSLPPEDPVLRRLLPDAYGDDAEDSAEFRRFTERSLTSAKVENAERLIASLVSGGMGLDEDDGPEVVVEVELDDAEVQAWLRTLTDIRLSIAVRLGIDSDDDALSVAESDDPAVQAMSDVYDWLGYVQETLVGALT, encoded by the coding sequence ATGCGCCCGTTCAAGCGCCGCCGACGCGGCGGGGTCGTCGCGACGTTCGAGCCCGAGGAGGCGCACGTCCTGGCCAACCTGGCCGGTCAGGTCGTCGAGCTGCTCCGTGACCGCAACGGCACGCCGGAGTCCGACCCCGACCCGCTCGCGGCGCAGCTGGGGATGGGCGGTCCCTCCCTGCCGCCGGAGGACCCGGTGCTGCGCCGCCTCCTGCCCGACGCCTACGGCGACGACGCCGAGGACTCCGCCGAGTTCCGCCGCTTCACCGAGCGGTCCCTCACGAGCGCCAAGGTCGAGAACGCCGAGCGACTCATCGCGTCCCTCGTCTCCGGTGGCATGGGGCTGGACGAGGACGACGGCCCCGAGGTCGTCGTCGAGGTCGAGCTCGACGACGCCGAGGTCCAGGCCTGGCTGCGGACGCTCACCGACATCAGGCTCTCGATCGCCGTGCGGCTCGGCATCGACTCCGACGACGACGCCCTCTCGGTCGCCGAGAGCGACGACCCGGCGGTCCAGGCGATGTCCGACGTGTACGACTGGCTCGGCTACGTCCAGGAGACGCTCGTCGGGGCCCTCACGTGA
- a CDS encoding TetR/AcrR family transcriptional regulator: protein MTTTPEGPRWQRLGADQRRSEILAAATTAFAARPYPDVSLAGIARDAGVARGLINHYFGTKRDLYLEVVREAATVPSVAVESLPEGTVHERIDAAVTWYVDSLEAAGTTWIAAADAHGLGRDPALEQILDEAEGATVDRVLEAVGLTPGGAPQELLRALVRTYGNLARSAAREWLLQGTLDRAQVHVLLRATLVTIVDEVVPTVLDA, encoded by the coding sequence GTGACGACGACTCCCGAGGGACCACGCTGGCAACGGCTCGGCGCCGACCAGCGACGGTCGGAGATCCTCGCCGCGGCCACCACCGCCTTCGCGGCACGGCCCTACCCCGACGTGTCCCTGGCGGGCATCGCCCGCGACGCGGGCGTGGCGCGGGGACTCATCAACCACTACTTCGGCACCAAGCGCGACCTCTACCTCGAGGTGGTGCGCGAGGCCGCCACCGTGCCGTCGGTGGCCGTGGAGTCCCTGCCCGAGGGCACCGTGCACGAGCGGATCGACGCCGCGGTGACCTGGTACGTCGACTCCCTCGAGGCGGCCGGCACCACCTGGATCGCTGCGGCCGACGCCCACGGCCTGGGCCGCGACCCCGCCCTGGAGCAGATCCTCGACGAGGCGGAGGGGGCCACCGTCGACCGCGTGCTCGAGGCGGTCGGTCTCACCCCGGGCGGCGCGCCCCAGGAGCTCCTGCGGGCCCTCGTCCGCACCTACGGGAACCTGGCGCGCTCGGCTGCGCGCGAGTGGCTCCTCCAGGGCACGCTCGACCGCGCACAGGTGCACGTGCTGCTCCGCGCCACGCTGGTGACGATCGTCGACGAGGTCGTGCCCACCGTGCTCGACGCCTGA
- a CDS encoding acyltransferase family protein, with the protein MVLDVGAPITLERVSGTRSTPARGHRLDIQGLRAVAVSLVVVYHVWPSSITGGYTGVDVFFVISGFLITSHLITAAPSRGRDLVTFWMRRVRRLLPAALLVLAVTLVLSRLLAPATLWKDTALGAVAASLYVENWRLAGQAVDYLAAENAPTPVQHYWSLSVEEQFYAVWPILVLLCVLVARRLGLRLVHVLGVALVVVVVGSLAYSIHATAADPSSAYFVTPTRVWELGVGGLVAILVALRSRASAEPGVVGAQHGGDGGVAGLPPVARSVLAWVGFAAIGWAAWTYTDATPFPGSAALVPVLGTAFVIGAAASGAGSPTQLLSSRPVQWLGDVSYSVYLWHWPIIVLLGHVAGERGVLDSLAAVAATLVLAGLTKRFVEDRFRSHPRGLPLWRPFAAAAVAMSVVVGMGVAQGAEVDRRQDDAREQVRAALSGNDPCFGAGALDPELDCGPVQGDTIIPDPTQAAEDKSDAYADDCWVYRPFDDLTTCTYGDRDADVSIALVGNSHAGHWLPALQSIAEERGWRITTFLASQCFPTDAMIQLETEEFRRNCVGWGEKVQKATSGDAFDLVVESTRTGLPVVSVDGRAESYDGWYDGYRSYAKRWLDSGARLLVIRDNPFPQSTVPNIPDCVAEHTDDLAACSAPREDWEIPDPLADAVRDLDTPAASVADLTDFFCDDTCYPVIGGALAYFDSSHISATYSRTLAPYLEPSLVAALEQPR; encoded by the coding sequence ATGGTGCTCGACGTGGGCGCACCTATTACCCTCGAGCGAGTGTCCGGAACCCGATCGACCCCTGCCCGGGGGCACCGTCTCGACATCCAGGGGCTGCGCGCCGTCGCGGTCAGCCTGGTCGTCGTCTACCACGTGTGGCCGAGCAGCATCACCGGTGGCTACACCGGCGTCGACGTCTTCTTCGTCATCTCCGGGTTCCTCATCACCTCCCACCTGATCACCGCCGCACCGTCGCGCGGGCGCGACCTCGTCACGTTCTGGATGCGGCGGGTGCGACGGCTGCTGCCCGCGGCGCTGCTGGTCCTGGCCGTCACCCTCGTGCTCTCCCGACTGCTGGCGCCGGCCACGCTCTGGAAGGACACGGCGCTGGGGGCCGTGGCCGCCTCGCTCTACGTGGAGAACTGGCGCCTGGCCGGTCAAGCGGTCGACTACCTCGCGGCCGAGAACGCCCCGACGCCCGTGCAGCACTACTGGTCCCTGTCCGTGGAGGAGCAGTTCTACGCCGTCTGGCCGATCCTCGTGCTGCTGTGCGTGCTCGTGGCACGCCGTCTGGGGCTGCGGCTGGTCCACGTGCTCGGTGTCGCCCTCGTGGTCGTCGTGGTCGGCTCGTTGGCGTACTCGATCCACGCCACCGCGGCCGACCCGTCCTCGGCCTACTTCGTCACCCCGACGCGGGTCTGGGAGCTGGGTGTCGGCGGCCTGGTCGCGATCCTCGTGGCCCTGCGCAGCCGGGCGTCCGCGGAGCCGGGCGTCGTGGGCGCGCAGCACGGTGGCGACGGCGGGGTCGCCGGTCTGCCGCCCGTCGCGCGGTCGGTCCTCGCGTGGGTCGGCTTCGCCGCCATCGGGTGGGCGGCGTGGACCTACACCGACGCCACCCCGTTCCCCGGGTCCGCCGCCCTCGTCCCGGTGCTCGGCACGGCGTTCGTCATCGGTGCTGCCGCCTCCGGTGCGGGGTCGCCGACCCAGCTGCTGTCCTCGCGTCCGGTGCAGTGGCTGGGCGACGTGTCCTACTCGGTGTACCTCTGGCACTGGCCGATCATCGTGCTCCTCGGCCACGTCGCGGGGGAGCGCGGCGTCCTCGACTCGCTGGCGGCGGTGGCCGCGACCCTCGTGCTCGCCGGGCTGACCAAGCGCTTCGTCGAGGACCGCTTCCGCAGCCACCCGCGCGGCCTGCCGCTGTGGCGGCCGTTCGCGGCGGCCGCGGTGGCGATGTCCGTGGTCGTGGGCATGGGGGTGGCCCAGGGCGCAGAGGTCGACCGTCGGCAGGACGACGCCCGCGAGCAGGTCCGGGCGGCCCTGTCCGGGAACGACCCCTGCTTCGGTGCCGGGGCCCTCGACCCCGAGCTCGACTGCGGGCCGGTGCAGGGCGACACGATCATCCCCGACCCGACGCAGGCGGCCGAGGACAAGTCCGACGCCTACGCCGACGACTGCTGGGTCTACCGCCCGTTCGACGACCTCACCACGTGCACGTACGGCGACCGTGACGCCGACGTGAGCATCGCCCTCGTCGGCAACTCCCACGCCGGGCACTGGTTGCCGGCGCTCCAGTCGATCGCCGAGGAGCGGGGCTGGCGGATCACCACCTTCCTGGCCTCGCAGTGCTTCCCGACGGACGCGATGATCCAGCTGGAGACCGAGGAGTTCCGCCGCAACTGCGTGGGATGGGGCGAGAAGGTCCAGAAGGCGACCTCCGGCGACGCGTTCGACCTCGTGGTGGAGTCGACGCGCACCGGGCTGCCGGTGGTCAGCGTCGACGGACGGGCCGAGTCCTACGACGGCTGGTACGACGGGTACCGGTCCTACGCGAAGCGGTGGCTGGACTCCGGGGCGCGCCTGCTGGTCATCCGCGACAACCCGTTCCCCCAGAGCACCGTCCCCAACATCCCCGACTGCGTGGCCGAGCACACCGACGACCTGGCCGCGTGCTCCGCGCCACGCGAGGACTGGGAGATCCCCGACCCGCTGGCCGACGCCGTGCGCGACCTCGACACCCCGGCCGCGTCGGTCGCCGACCTGACCGACTTCTTCTGCGACGACACCTGCTACCCCGTCATCGGAGGGGCCCTGGCCTACTTCGACTCCTCGCACATCTCGGCGACCTACTCACGCACCCTGGCGCCGTACCTCGAGCCGTCGTTGGTCGCGGCGCTGGAGCAGCCCCGGTGA
- the clpS gene encoding ATP-dependent Clp protease adapter ClpS, producing the protein MTTPAPVELDEPASDLRLALEDPWVTIVWNDPVNLMSYVAYVFRAYFGYSDEKATELMLAVHHEGRAVVSSGSREQMERHVQAMHEYGLWATLQTSDTI; encoded by the coding sequence GTGACCACTCCGGCCCCGGTCGAGCTCGACGAGCCCGCCTCCGACCTCCGCCTCGCGCTGGAGGACCCGTGGGTCACGATCGTGTGGAACGACCCCGTGAACCTCATGTCGTACGTGGCCTACGTGTTCCGCGCCTACTTCGGCTACTCCGACGAGAAGGCGACCGAGCTCATGCTGGCCGTGCACCACGAGGGTCGCGCGGTCGTGTCGAGCGGGAGCCGCGAGCAGATGGAGCGCCACGTGCAGGCCATGCACGAGTACGGCCTGTGGGCCACGCTGCAGACGTCGGACACGATCTGA
- a CDS encoding isochorismatase family protein — MPDQTTALVVVDVQNDFCEGGSLAVAGGADVARRVADLVAEGRYATVVATRDHHVDPGPHFSDTPDFVDSWPRHCVVGTSGAELHAPLTTDLFDAVFLKGEYEAAYSGFEGATEAGDSMTAWLRERGITTLDVVGIATDHCVRATALDGVREGFTVRVVEGLTAAVSPAGLPALRQELAAAGVRVTER; from the coding sequence GTGCCCGACCAGACGACCGCACTCGTGGTGGTGGACGTGCAGAACGACTTCTGCGAGGGCGGGTCGCTCGCGGTGGCCGGCGGTGCCGACGTCGCCCGTCGGGTCGCCGACCTGGTCGCCGAGGGACGGTACGCGACGGTCGTCGCCACGCGCGACCACCACGTCGATCCGGGGCCGCACTTCTCCGACACCCCGGACTTCGTGGACTCCTGGCCACGGCACTGCGTGGTCGGGACGTCCGGCGCGGAGCTGCACGCGCCGCTGACGACCGACCTGTTCGACGCCGTCTTCCTCAAGGGCGAGTACGAGGCGGCCTACTCCGGCTTCGAGGGCGCCACGGAGGCGGGTGACTCCATGACCGCGTGGCTGCGCGAGCGCGGCATCACGACGCTCGACGTCGTGGGCATCGCGACCGACCACTGCGTGCGCGCGACGGCGCTCGACGGCGTGCGCGAGGGCTTCACGGTGCGCGTCGTCGAGGGACTGACCGCAGCGGTGAGCCCGGCCGGCCTCCCGGCGCTGCGTCAGGAGCTGGCGGCGGCGGGCGTCCGGGTCACGGAGCGCTGA